From a region of the Dickeya poaceiphila genome:
- a CDS encoding queuosine precursor transporter produces the protein MDANKKFKLLGFNHSGELSANIMVLSTGKMIHMDLKELVDSEISDDLSRHELNALYKKLYAGKDITTAYDISDRNERSWYAYLLITVMLSVIYIFSNVAGSKPIFIPSLNMVVPVAIFIYPFTFILVDILNEFYGLRLARRTIYVAFFSNLFFVLSLWCTSLIPSLPEWEFGKTYNGITESIMSVLVASSLAYLISENINAWVLHKIKIMTKSRYLFIRVITSTVTASAVDSVIFCIIAFYNVLSFDVIRTMILSQFLIKVVYAVLGVGPIYGTRKLFRKYIHTVTVPARN, from the coding sequence ATGGATGCAAACAAGAAGTTCAAGCTGCTGGGGTTCAACCACAGCGGCGAGTTGTCCGCTAATATCATGGTGTTATCGACCGGCAAGATGATCCACATGGATCTCAAGGAGCTGGTTGATAGCGAAATCTCTGATGATCTGAGTCGGCACGAACTTAATGCATTGTACAAAAAGCTCTACGCCGGCAAAGACATCACTACCGCCTATGACATCAGCGACAGGAACGAACGCTCCTGGTATGCCTATCTTCTGATCACGGTGATGTTAAGCGTCATCTATATTTTTTCGAACGTCGCCGGTTCCAAACCCATTTTCATCCCCTCGCTGAACATGGTGGTTCCAGTCGCAATATTTATCTATCCCTTCACCTTCATACTGGTAGATATCCTCAATGAATTCTACGGATTACGTCTTGCCCGGCGTACCATTTACGTCGCGTTCTTCTCCAACCTGTTCTTTGTGCTCAGCTTGTGGTGCACCAGCCTGATTCCCAGCCTGCCGGAATGGGAATTTGGGAAAACGTACAATGGCATAACTGAAAGCATCATGTCCGTGCTGGTCGCCTCATCGCTGGCTTACCTGATCTCTGAAAACATCAATGCCTGGGTGCTGCACAAAATCAAGATCATGACCAAGTCCCGCTATTTGTTCATCCGCGTGATCACCAGCACCGTCACCGCCTCTGCCGTCGATAGTGTGATTTTCTGCATCATTGCGTTTTATAATGTGCTGAGTTTTGACGTGATCCGCACCATGATCCTGTCACAATTTCTGATCAAAGTGGTGTATGCGGTGTTGGGCGTCGGCCCTATTTACGGTACCCGCAAGCTGTTCAGAAAATACATTCATACCGTAACTGTACCAGCAAGGAACTGA
- a CDS encoding TIGR00645 family protein translates to MERFLENTMYAARWLLAPVYLGLSLGLLALAIKFFEEIWLVLPNIFSIEESDLILTLLSLVDMTLVGGLLVMVMFSGYENFVSALDIGEDKEKLNWLGKMDASSLKNKVAASIVAISSIHLLRVFMDAKNVPDNKLMWYVIIHLTFVLSAFVMGYLDWLSRHDHHAHHGADNAHDKR, encoded by the coding sequence ATGGAACGTTTTCTGGAAAATACGATGTACGCTGCACGGTGGCTGCTGGCTCCGGTTTATCTGGGGCTGTCGCTGGGATTACTGGCGCTGGCTATCAAATTCTTTGAAGAAATCTGGCTGGTTCTGCCGAACATTTTTTCCATTGAAGAATCTGATTTGATCCTGACACTGCTGTCACTGGTGGATATGACGCTGGTGGGCGGGCTGCTGGTCATGGTGATGTTTTCCGGCTATGAAAACTTTGTATCGGCACTGGATATCGGCGAGGACAAGGAGAAACTGAACTGGCTGGGAAAAATGGATGCCAGTTCGTTGAAAAACAAAGTGGCGGCCTCGATCGTGGCGATTTCGTCCATCCACTTGCTGCGGGTGTTTATGGATGCCAAAAACGTGCCGGACAACAAGTTGATGTGGTATGTGATAATCCACCTGACGTTTGTGTTGTCTGCTTTTGTGATGGGCTATCTGGACTGGCTGTCTCGTCACGACCATCATGCCCATCACGGTGCTGATAACGCTCACGATAAGCGTTGA
- a CDS encoding SDR family oxidoreductase — translation MKKILITGATGFLGGAIMEKALQDKQIENIFMLVRAETKQDGLERILNNLRKFDISELSLSRLTQDNIIIGNLAEPDSFLQHPALDSITHVINSAAIASFGNNPLIWKVNVEGTLAFAKRMSQVKSLRKFIQVGTAMSCVPDQDQVVVECGQLDTEKSHIVEYTLSKATIENLMREHCPAMPLLIVRPSIIVGHSRLGCKPSSSIYWVFEMAMKLKRFMCSLDDKIDVIPVDFCAEAILMLLNSEQAVNDIYHISAGEASSVSFSEVDQAMALAASRPPMGEDYRQVSYHDLIKLRSSFSDLYGPCNERLMLRAMRLYGSFAQLNVKFSNRKLLQLGMKNPPRFTEYVDKCVETTRQYSVPELMTVDFK, via the coding sequence ATGAAAAAAATCCTCATCACCGGGGCCACCGGTTTCCTGGGCGGTGCGATTATGGAAAAAGCGCTTCAGGACAAGCAGATTGAAAATATATTTATGCTGGTCAGAGCGGAGACTAAACAAGATGGTCTTGAACGAATCTTAAATAACCTGCGTAAATTTGATATTTCGGAATTATCATTATCTCGTTTAACACAAGATAATATTATTATTGGCAATTTGGCCGAACCCGACTCTTTCCTTCAGCATCCAGCACTGGATAGCATCACGCATGTCATCAACAGCGCAGCAATTGCCTCTTTTGGCAATAATCCGTTGATCTGGAAAGTGAATGTAGAAGGCACACTGGCGTTTGCCAAACGCATGAGCCAGGTTAAATCACTGCGTAAATTCATTCAGGTCGGCACTGCAATGTCCTGCGTACCGGATCAAGACCAGGTGGTGGTGGAATGCGGCCAGTTGGATACGGAAAAATCGCACATCGTCGAATACACCCTGTCCAAAGCTACCATTGAAAACCTGATGCGTGAGCACTGCCCAGCCATGCCGCTACTGATTGTGCGCCCGTCTATTATCGTCGGCCATTCGCGTCTGGGCTGTAAGCCTTCCAGCAGCATCTACTGGGTGTTCGAAATGGCGATGAAACTGAAGAGATTCATGTGCTCGCTTGATGACAAAATCGACGTCATCCCGGTGGATTTCTGCGCTGAAGCAATCCTGATGCTGCTGAACTCAGAGCAGGCGGTTAATGATATCTACCATATTTCCGCCGGCGAAGCTTCCAGCGTAAGTTTCAGCGAAGTGGACCAGGCAATGGCACTGGCAGCGTCGCGTCCTCCTATGGGGGAAGACTACCGCCAGGTGAGTTATCACGATCTTATCAAGCTGCGCAGCAGCTTCAGCGATCTATACGGACCTTGCAACGAGCGTCTGATGCTGCGTGCGATGCGTCTGTACGGCTCGTTTGCCCAGTTAAACGTAAAGTTCAGCAACCGCAAACTGTTGCAACTGGGCATGAAAAACCCGCCGCGCTTTACTGAATACGTGGATAAGTGTGTGGAAACCACCCGCCAGTACAGTGTGCCAGAACTGATGACGGTAGATTTTAAATAA
- a CDS encoding molybdopterin-dependent oxidoreductase, translating to MTIKRYPHLAHWGAFTAVVEDGRLIRCEPFASDPDPSPMLDSIVPLIYSDKRICKPAVRRSWLAKREHSDRSLRGKEPFIEVEWDLALDLVAEENRRVRDRYGADGLFAGSYGWSSAGRFHHARSQVRRFYFSGGGAVDQTGNYSWGAAQFFLPYVIGTFHPLTGKVTEWRSVADHCELFIAFGGLALKNAQVASGGAGHHTLKPALEKLVARGIPVINISPMRDDCPAFVNAEWIPIRPNTDVALMLALGYEIQRRDAEDHDFLARHCVGYPQLRDYLTGRSDGIAKTPEWASAITGIPAARIEKLAQQLLGIRSFITCSYSVQRAHRGEQPYWMMIALSAMLGQVGLPGGGFSFGHGSMNSVGNERMTSPAPASPSVPNPGQSIPVARIADMLLHPGEAYTFCGEQRTYPDIHLIHWAGGNPFHHHQQLNRLVEGWQRPDTVIVQDIVWTAAAQMADIVLPATSSLERNDIGGSSRDRFVFAMHQAIAPQHQARHDYDIFSELAQRLGYGETFTHGGRTERQWLESMYLACRERQGRAGEAWPDFDGFWQQGYVDIPMDDQPFVFFDAFRRDPTAHPLNTPSGKIELFSSTIADYRYPDFAPHPQWQPPVEWLGSEATQRWPLHFISIQPADRLHSQLGSTPHVAANKTAGHETLYMHPQDAAVRGIHHGERVEVRNERGRIYAGVEVTDGVTPGVVIMATGAWFDPGFGQAQWHAVEQSGNANVLTHDIGTSPLTQGPNAMSCLVDVIAL from the coding sequence ATGACAATCAAGCGTTATCCACATCTCGCCCATTGGGGCGCATTCACCGCAGTCGTTGAGGACGGTCGGCTTATCCGCTGCGAACCGTTTGCCAGCGATCCAGACCCGTCGCCCATGCTTGATTCCATCGTACCACTGATCTATTCCGACAAGCGTATTTGCAAACCGGCGGTGCGCCGCTCCTGGCTTGCGAAACGCGAACACAGCGATCGCTCGCTGCGCGGCAAGGAACCGTTCATCGAGGTGGAATGGGATCTGGCGTTGGATCTGGTGGCGGAAGAAAACCGCCGGGTACGTGACCGCTACGGCGCTGACGGCCTGTTCGCCGGGTCATATGGCTGGTCTTCCGCCGGACGTTTTCATCATGCCCGCTCACAAGTGCGGCGTTTCTATTTCTCCGGCGGCGGCGCAGTAGACCAGACCGGCAATTACAGTTGGGGAGCCGCACAATTTTTCCTGCCATATGTGATAGGCACTTTCCACCCGTTGACCGGCAAAGTCACTGAGTGGCGTAGCGTGGCGGATCACTGTGAGCTGTTCATTGCCTTTGGCGGACTGGCGCTGAAAAACGCTCAGGTAGCTTCCGGCGGTGCCGGGCATCACACGCTAAAACCGGCGCTTGAGAAACTGGTAGCGCGCGGCATTCCGGTTATCAACATCAGCCCGATGCGGGACGACTGCCCGGCGTTCGTCAACGCAGAGTGGATTCCTATCCGCCCAAATACCGACGTGGCGCTGATGCTGGCGTTGGGCTACGAGATCCAACGACGGGACGCGGAAGATCACGATTTTCTTGCACGCCACTGTGTCGGTTACCCGCAATTGCGCGATTATCTCACTGGCCGCAGCGACGGCATCGCCAAAACCCCGGAATGGGCCAGCGCCATCACCGGTATCCCGGCGGCACGCATCGAAAAACTGGCTCAGCAGTTGCTCGGCATACGCAGCTTTATTACCTGTTCTTATTCAGTACAACGCGCCCATCGTGGCGAGCAGCCTTACTGGATGATGATTGCGCTGTCCGCCATGCTCGGCCAGGTAGGATTACCCGGCGGTGGCTTCTCTTTTGGTCACGGTTCGATGAACAGCGTCGGCAACGAACGCATGACATCGCCAGCCCCCGCCTCGCCGTCCGTACCTAACCCCGGTCAGTCGATTCCGGTCGCACGTATCGCCGACATGTTGCTGCACCCCGGCGAAGCCTACACCTTCTGCGGCGAGCAGCGTACTTACCCCGATATCCATCTGATTCACTGGGCCGGCGGCAATCCGTTCCACCATCACCAGCAGCTCAACCGACTGGTGGAAGGCTGGCAGCGCCCGGATACGGTCATCGTGCAGGATATCGTCTGGACTGCCGCCGCGCAGATGGCCGATATCGTGCTGCCTGCCACCAGTTCGCTGGAAAGAAACGATATAGGCGGTTCCTCGCGTGACCGTTTCGTGTTCGCCATGCATCAGGCGATTGCACCGCAGCATCAGGCCCGCCATGACTACGACATCTTCAGCGAACTGGCCCAGCGTCTGGGCTACGGTGAAACATTCACCCACGGAGGCCGTACCGAGCGGCAGTGGCTGGAATCAATGTACCTTGCCTGTCGGGAACGTCAGGGCCGTGCAGGCGAAGCATGGCCTGATTTTGACGGTTTCTGGCAACAAGGATACGTAGATATTCCGATGGATGATCAACCGTTCGTGTTTTTCGACGCATTCCGCCGCGACCCGACGGCTCATCCGCTCAACACACCCAGCGGTAAAATCGAGCTATTCAGCAGCACCATCGCCGATTACCGTTACCCGGATTTCGCGCCGCACCCGCAATGGCAGCCACCGGTGGAATGGCTGGGCTCTGAAGCCACACAACGCTGGCCGCTGCACTTTATCTCCATCCAGCCGGCTGATCGGCTGCACAGCCAACTCGGCAGCACACCGCACGTCGCCGCCAACAAAACTGCCGGACACGAAACCCTGTACATGCACCCTCAGGACGCCGCCGTGCGCGGCATTCACCACGGTGAGCGGGTGGAAGTGCGTAACGAACGCGGACGCATTTACGCCGGGGTGGAGGTGACCGACGGCGTCACGCCGGGGGTAGTGATCATGGCGACCGGCGCCTGGTTTGATCCGGGTTTCGGTCAGGCGCAATGGCACGCGGTGGAACAGTCCGGCAATGCCAACGTGCTGACCCACGATATCGGCACATCACCGTTAACCCAGGGCCCCAACGCCATGAGTTGTCTGGTGGACGTGATCGCACTCTGA
- a CDS encoding efflux RND transporter permease subunit → MPSGFKQKWNFSAWALAHQQLVAFFMLVIVVAGVMSYQRLPRNEDPAFTIKTAVVSASWPGATVQDTVSFVTDVLEKKLQETPYLDVLESYSRPGEAVIFVNLRDDTPPSRVKDIWYTVRKKMKDVAPSLPEGVAEPAVDDEFDDTFGTLYGFTADGYSPRELRDKVDDIRTALLATPDIGKIDVLGAQDEQIIVAFSPRQLSGMGLDLQQVTAALQAQNAVSPAGTIRTANDKVELRVSGAFVSEESLRQVTLRIGGRFIPLTDIATIYRQAAEPPAPAFRVNGQPAIGLAISMSPTGNMLDFGQALRSKMATISASLPYGIEVTKVADQSAVVKSSVNGFVKVLLEAVVIVLAVSFVSLGSRAGLVVAASIPIVLAMTFTGMEIAGIGLQRISLGALIIALGLLVDDAMITVEAMVSSLEKGEAREQAATRAYETTAFPMLTGTLVMVAGFIPVGFAASSAGEYCYSLFIVVMIALLCSWVVAILFSPLIGVWLLPKTMSAHKHQLHAGRLSRAYDRLLSAALHYRGRTLLLAVALLGLAIVAAGQLEDEFFPASDRPELLVSLTLPNNASQQATEREVVRLEQSLKDDPDLDHFSTYVGAGAVRFYLPMDVLLQNENIAQLVVVAKGLTARDALRARLEKRLQQDFSHLVTRVSPLELGPPVGWPLRYRVTGPDIGKVREYATGLAALIGNAPGAREVNLTAGEPERAIRVDINQTEARAVGISSQDVASALATIFSGTTVTSVRDRNRMVGVVVRARDEERQDLDTVASLQLRAANGQRVPLRQIASVRYGIDEPIIWRRQRLPFITVQTDLAPGVRAQTLSATLAPQVAAYQARLPAGYRIKEGGVVSKSNKGNNSVYQVLPVTLLVMLILLMVQLQRFSRMMLALLMAPFGVIGVVAAMLPTGTPMGFVALLGVIALAGMIIRNAVILISEVDANTATGMPANDAIILAARHRSRPILLTALAAILGMIPIATQVFWGPMAYAIIGGLVVATLLTLTVLPAAISLVMQWEGRDR, encoded by the coding sequence ATGCCATCCGGATTCAAGCAAAAGTGGAATTTTTCTGCCTGGGCGCTGGCTCATCAGCAACTGGTGGCTTTTTTTATGCTGGTGATTGTGGTGGCGGGCGTGATGAGCTACCAGCGGTTACCGCGCAACGAAGATCCGGCCTTTACCATTAAAACAGCGGTGGTGTCCGCCAGTTGGCCGGGGGCCACGGTGCAGGACACCGTCAGCTTCGTGACCGATGTGCTGGAAAAGAAGCTACAGGAAACGCCTTACCTTGATGTTCTTGAGAGTTATAGCCGCCCCGGCGAAGCGGTGATTTTCGTTAATCTGCGCGACGATACGCCGCCATCCAGAGTAAAGGACATCTGGTACACCGTCCGCAAAAAGATGAAGGATGTTGCTCCCAGTCTGCCGGAAGGGGTGGCTGAACCCGCCGTCGATGATGAGTTTGACGATACATTCGGCACCCTATATGGCTTTACCGCCGATGGTTACTCGCCGCGTGAGCTGCGCGACAAGGTGGATGACATTCGCACTGCGCTGCTTGCTACGCCGGATATCGGCAAAATTGATGTGCTGGGCGCACAGGACGAGCAGATCATCGTGGCATTTTCACCCAGACAACTGTCTGGCATGGGGCTGGACCTGCAACAGGTGACGGCGGCGTTGCAGGCGCAGAATGCTGTTAGCCCGGCAGGTACTATCCGTACGGCAAACGACAAGGTGGAACTGAGGGTCAGCGGTGCGTTTGTTTCCGAAGAGAGTCTGCGTCAGGTAACGCTGCGCATTGGTGGCCGTTTTATTCCGTTGACCGATATCGCCACTATTTATCGTCAGGCAGCCGAGCCGCCAGCGCCGGCGTTTCGCGTGAATGGACAACCGGCCATCGGGCTGGCTATCTCAATGTCGCCGACCGGAAACATGCTGGATTTCGGTCAGGCGTTGCGCAGCAAGATGGCGACGATTAGCGCATCACTGCCATACGGTATTGAAGTCACTAAGGTGGCGGATCAGTCAGCAGTGGTGAAATCGTCGGTCAACGGTTTCGTTAAGGTATTGCTGGAAGCGGTGGTAATCGTACTGGCGGTGTCGTTCGTGTCGCTGGGCAGTCGTGCCGGGCTGGTGGTGGCGGCCTCGATACCGATTGTGTTGGCGATGACGTTTACTGGCATGGAAATAGCCGGCATCGGCCTGCAACGTATTTCACTGGGCGCGTTGATCATTGCGCTTGGGCTGCTGGTGGATGACGCCATGATTACGGTAGAGGCGATGGTTTCCAGCCTGGAGAAGGGCGAGGCCCGCGAGCAGGCTGCCACCCGCGCCTATGAAACTACCGCGTTTCCGATGCTGACCGGCACGTTGGTGATGGTGGCGGGCTTCATTCCGGTCGGGTTTGCCGCATCCAGCGCTGGCGAGTACTGCTACTCGCTGTTTATCGTGGTGATGATCGCGCTGCTCTGCTCCTGGGTGGTGGCTATCTTGTTTTCGCCGCTGATTGGTGTCTGGCTGCTGCCAAAAACGATGAGTGCGCATAAACACCAACTGCACGCAGGTCGGCTATCGCGGGCGTATGACCGGCTGTTGTCCGCAGCGCTGCACTATCGCGGTCGTACGTTGTTGCTGGCGGTAGCGCTGCTGGGACTGGCGATAGTAGCCGCCGGTCAATTGGAGGATGAGTTTTTTCCGGCGTCGGACAGGCCGGAACTGCTGGTCAGTCTGACTCTGCCGAACAATGCTTCGCAGCAGGCTACTGAGCGGGAAGTGGTGCGGCTGGAGCAGTCGCTGAAAGACGATCCGGATCTGGACCATTTCTCGACCTATGTCGGTGCTGGCGCGGTGCGTTTCTATCTGCCGATGGATGTGTTGCTACAGAATGAAAACATCGCGCAACTGGTGGTGGTAGCAAAAGGGTTAACAGCACGGGATGCGCTGCGCGCCCGGCTGGAAAAACGCCTGCAGCAGGATTTCAGTCATCTGGTGACGCGGGTGTCGCCGCTGGAACTGGGTCCACCGGTCGGTTGGCCGCTCAGATATCGGGTAACCGGGCCGGATATCGGCAAAGTTCGTGAGTATGCCACCGGTTTGGCGGCGCTGATTGGCAACGCCCCCGGCGCACGGGAGGTCAATCTGACCGCTGGCGAGCCAGAGCGCGCTATTCGCGTTGACATCAACCAGACTGAAGCGCGGGCGGTCGGCATCAGCTCGCAGGATGTAGCCAGCGCACTGGCGACCATTTTTTCCGGCACGACGGTAACCAGCGTGCGAGATCGCAACCGAATGGTTGGGGTGGTGGTGCGTGCGCGGGATGAAGAGCGTCAGGATCTGGATACCGTCGCCAGCCTGCAATTGCGCGCCGCTAATGGCCAGCGGGTGCCGTTGCGACAGATAGCGTCCGTCCGGTATGGCATAGATGAACCGATCATCTGGCGTCGTCAGCGACTGCCGTTTATCACCGTGCAGACCGACCTGGCGCCGGGCGTTCGCGCTCAGACGCTATCAGCCACGTTGGCACCACAGGTAGCGGCGTATCAGGCGAGGCTGCCGGCGGGTTATCGCATCAAAGAAGGCGGGGTGGTGTCGAAGTCTAATAAGGGCAACAATTCGGTGTATCAGGTATTGCCGGTGACGCTGCTGGTGATGCTGATTTTACTGATGGTGCAGTTACAGCGCTTCTCGCGCATGATGCTGGCGCTGCTGATGGCGCCGTTTGGGGTGATTGGCGTGGTGGCGGCGATGTTGCCGACGGGGACGCCGATGGGTTTTGTCGCCTTGCTGGGGGTAATTGCGCTGGCGGGAATGATCATCCGTAATGCGGTGATCCTGATTAGCGAGGTCGATGCGAACACAGCGACAGGTATGCCAGCCAACGACGCCATTATCCTTGCGGCCCGCCACCGCTCACGACCGATTCTGCTGACGGCGTTGGCGGCGATTTTGGGGATGATCCCTATCGCTACCCAGGTGTTCTGGGGACCGATGGCCTATGCCATTATCGGTGGGCTGGTGGTTGCTACGTTGCTGACATTGACGGTATTACCGGCGGCAATCAGCCTGGTAATGCAGTGGGAAGGGCGTGACAGATAA
- a CDS encoding efflux RND transporter periplasmic adaptor subunit has translation MMNTEFTFFPLHCLARQGRRVTFRAGGLAALLLLAVSLLSGCDGASSEPPAAPLRPVRTVTVEPSTAGKVLSQVGEIRPAEETLLGFRLDGRVVSRPVDVGTMVKKGEVVATLDSRDSENQLQSAKADLTRAVAAERLAEQNLNRMRQLVPNGAISRAQLDEARSNWASAVSVRESAQASVKTAQDRLGYTRLYAPVAGVITSVSANPGQVVNAGQEVVRLATFAGRDAVFNVSERLITSGLKDPLVMVSLLSNPAIKTQGHVRDVSPQADAETRTWRVRVSLIDPPQEMVLGATVEGGITLPGNSAIELPASALTRQGDNPAVFVVDPQTQMLRLQPITLRHYSEAQIVVAGGLAVGDKVVTAGVSKLRAGEKVALAEAK, from the coding sequence ATGATGAATACCGAGTTCACCTTTTTTCCCCTTCATTGCCTGGCCCGTCAAGGAAGACGCGTGACTTTTCGCGCTGGCGGTTTGGCAGCCTTGTTGTTGCTGGCTGTCAGCCTGCTGTCTGGCTGCGATGGTGCCAGCAGTGAGCCTCCGGCTGCGCCGCTGCGCCCTGTTCGCACGGTTACCGTCGAGCCGTCTACCGCCGGTAAGGTGTTGTCGCAAGTCGGGGAGATTCGCCCGGCGGAAGAAACCTTGCTCGGATTTCGTCTTGATGGACGCGTGGTGTCACGCCCGGTCGATGTAGGGACGATGGTAAAGAAAGGCGAGGTGGTCGCTACGCTGGATAGCCGTGATAGCGAAAACCAGTTGCAGAGCGCCAAAGCCGATCTGACCCGTGCGGTTGCTGCGGAACGTCTGGCGGAGCAGAACCTTAACCGCATGAGGCAACTGGTGCCTAACGGTGCGATTTCCCGTGCGCAATTGGATGAGGCAAGGTCTAACTGGGCATCAGCCGTATCTGTGCGTGAAAGCGCGCAGGCCAGCGTCAAAACCGCTCAGGATCGTCTCGGTTATACCCGGTTGTACGCGCCTGTTGCCGGGGTGATTACTTCGGTCAGCGCCAATCCCGGTCAGGTGGTGAATGCGGGTCAGGAAGTGGTGCGGCTGGCGACGTTTGCAGGCCGTGATGCAGTTTTTAATGTTTCCGAGCGTTTGATTACCAGCGGCCTGAAAGATCCGCTGGTGATGGTTTCATTGTTGTCCAATCCTGCTATCAAAACCCAGGGACATGTGCGTGACGTGAGTCCGCAGGCTGATGCAGAAACCCGTACCTGGCGGGTGCGGGTTTCGCTCATCGACCCGCCGCAAGAAATGGTGCTGGGCGCAACGGTGGAAGGCGGAATCACGCTGCCCGGCAACAGCGCTATTGAGTTACCCGCCTCGGCGTTGACCCGTCAGGGCGATAATCCAGCGGTGTTTGTGGTTGACCCACAGACGCAGATGCTGCGACTGCAACCGATCACTCTGCGTCATTACAGCGAGGCACAGATCGTTGTCGCAGGCGGTCTTGCTGTTGGTGACAAGGTGGTCACCGCCGGCGTGAGTAAACTGCGGGCTGGTGAGAAGGTCGCCCTGGCGGAGGCGAAATAA
- a CDS encoding helix-turn-helix domain-containing protein, protein MKTTNAQRKTNIIKNIEYLMRTRGETKASFSNRTGVTRTTIYKILEGRVNKVQQSTINRISDFFGVSCEEIEDYDLEKVERLNNTISFDGNKNPAAIPVIPQSQLLSVRQHKIGQLVVQYPLTWFFAEEANMVAVKIESPIGDIFNPGALLLIRRPPALVPNTPMLCHSPAAGFFIETPDSLDIADKKRPEDTILLGYIIEERI, encoded by the coding sequence ATGAAAACAACCAATGCTCAGCGCAAAACTAATATCATTAAAAATATTGAATATCTGATGCGTACCAGAGGCGAAACCAAAGCCTCATTTTCTAATCGTACAGGTGTAACACGTACCACTATCTACAAAATTCTTGAAGGTAGGGTCAATAAGGTTCAGCAATCTACCATCAATCGCATCTCCGACTTCTTCGGCGTGTCCTGCGAGGAAATTGAAGATTACGATCTGGAAAAGGTTGAACGTCTGAACAACACCATCTCTTTTGACGGGAACAAAAATCCGGCGGCAATTCCTGTTATCCCGCAGTCACAATTATTATCAGTACGGCAACACAAGATTGGCCAGTTAGTGGTTCAATATCCATTAACCTGGTTTTTCGCAGAAGAAGCCAACATGGTGGCGGTGAAGATCGAATCACCGATTGGCGATATCTTCAATCCCGGCGCGTTGCTGCTCATCCGTAGGCCGCCGGCGCTGGTACCCAATACGCCGATGCTCTGCCACTCTCCTGCTGCGGGATTTTTCATCGAAACCCCGGATTCGCTGGACATAGCGGACAAAAAGCGCCCGGAGGACACCATCCTGCTGGGTTATATCATAGAGGAAAGGATATAG
- a CDS encoding NUDIX domain-containing protein yields MNYVQEMRQLIGHRPLMLAGSNVIVLNAYGHVLLQHRLEGFWGLPGGLLELGESLEEAAIREVREETGLQLNSLDFLKMFSGPRHFFTLPNQDQIYVITALYVSRDWQGDIVVDKTESHDVRFFDLQALPTLGDEYRDYLEYFLSLPSSPR; encoded by the coding sequence ATGAATTATGTGCAGGAAATGCGCCAGCTGATTGGGCATCGTCCGTTAATGCTGGCAGGATCTAATGTGATTGTGCTAAACGCGTACGGACACGTATTGCTACAGCATCGGCTGGAGGGCTTTTGGGGGTTACCCGGTGGTTTGCTGGAGCTGGGCGAGTCGCTGGAGGAGGCGGCGATCCGGGAGGTGCGCGAAGAAACCGGCTTGCAACTGAACTCACTCGATTTTCTGAAAATGTTCTCTGGTCCCAGGCACTTTTTTACCTTACCGAATCAGGACCAAATCTACGTCATCACGGCCTTGTATGTCTCCCGTGACTGGCAGGGAGATATCGTGGTAGATAAAACTGAATCGCACGATGTACGTTTCTTCGATCTTCAGGCGTTACCGACACTGGGTGATGAGTACCGCGACTATCTTGAGTATTTTTTGTCATTACCATCATCGCCGCGTTAG
- a CDS encoding MipA/OmpV family protein produces MIVRHIPFYIATLFFVGSNACWADDTAPGQQDGVTLGLAAHNAPRYSGSDERAWDLLPVIQARQGAFFFDTAKGAGYDLQFGQFYLEHTLGYAPGRTDKKSSFRAGSDKLRGMGKIDGVLNTAVALGWQFTDQLSVEAKAILPLTDSQGVQYQASLTDILFQNKSDTLGAQGTLLFGDARYNNLFYGVSQQQSQNSGYRAYQAESGLYGQSVSLFWMHQFDPHWAATLSGSYTRLNDKASDSPIVFSANQSEGTFAVTYTF; encoded by the coding sequence ATGATAGTGCGACATATTCCCTTTTACATAGCGACTCTTTTCTTCGTCGGCAGCAACGCCTGTTGGGCTGACGACACCGCGCCCGGTCAACAGGATGGCGTTACCCTTGGCCTCGCCGCCCACAATGCGCCGCGCTACAGCGGCTCTGATGAACGAGCCTGGGATCTACTGCCAGTGATTCAGGCCCGTCAGGGTGCCTTCTTTTTCGATACCGCTAAAGGCGCTGGCTATGACCTGCAGTTCGGACAGTTTTATCTTGAGCACACGCTGGGTTACGCCCCTGGACGTACCGACAAAAAATCCTCTTTCCGCGCAGGTTCCGACAAATTACGCGGAATGGGCAAGATTGATGGCGTATTGAACACCGCCGTGGCGCTAGGCTGGCAATTTACCGATCAGTTGTCGGTGGAAGCGAAGGCGATTCTGCCGTTGACCGACAGTCAGGGCGTGCAATATCAGGCATCGCTGACCGACATCTTGTTCCAGAACAAATCGGATACGCTGGGCGCACAGGGCACATTGCTGTTCGGCGACGCGCGTTATAACAATCTGTTTTACGGCGTCAGCCAGCAGCAGAGCCAAAACTCCGGTTATCGCGCCTATCAGGCCGAAAGCGGTTTGTACGGTCAGTCTGTTTCGCTGTTCTGGATGCATCAGTTTGACCCACACTGGGCTGCTACGCTCAGCGGCAGTTATACCCGCCTGAACGATAAAGCATCAGACAGCCCCATCGTGTTTAGCGCCAATCAGAGCGAGGGCACGTTTGCGGTAACGTATACGTTTTAG